The following are encoded together in the Cohaesibacter gelatinilyticus genome:
- a CDS encoding PQQ-like beta-propeller repeat protein: MSFGDNEVKDRTKANRLRFASALLLVSFVAGCSSVSDLMDGANPFAKEDPPLPGQRTALFSASAGAVKEDTSPVSIAGPVSYASWSQAGGSVGNNPPHAAFSGQGQSVWSVSAAIKGGKTDERSGSRPVSFGGRVGVYSPDGQVSVYSSANGGRLWSTNVRPQGEDDIALGGGIAMNGTGVYAATGFAKLIALSASNGRQAWSFDLDSPARGAPAVRGNLVVTVTATNSVYAVDASNGTEVWAFNGIPEGAGLLAAASPAIVGDRIYFAGSSGEIVALSAKTGEMLWSDTIVQGNRRFAISGISDISASPVVADGVVYVVSVAGHMVALRAKSGERIWDRSIGSAHTPVVSGNTVFVLDLDDRVIALNRKTGKIRWSNQLPSIRKKKKRSAWAGPVLAGGSLWFSSSEGQLAGMSPSNGQMTVTRDIKDPIFIAPIAVGGKLIGLSGSGRLIAFR, encoded by the coding sequence ATGTCATTTGGTGACAATGAAGTGAAGGACAGAACAAAGGCAAATCGCTTGCGGTTTGCTTCTGCACTACTCTTGGTGAGCTTCGTGGCCGGTTGTTCGTCCGTCTCTGATCTTATGGATGGTGCCAACCCATTTGCCAAGGAAGACCCTCCGCTGCCAGGTCAGCGTACTGCTTTATTTTCCGCTAGTGCTGGCGCGGTGAAAGAGGATACCAGCCCTGTTTCCATTGCAGGACCTGTTTCCTATGCATCCTGGTCGCAGGCTGGTGGCAGTGTTGGTAATAATCCTCCTCACGCGGCTTTTTCCGGTCAGGGACAGAGTGTCTGGTCGGTGTCAGCTGCGATCAAGGGTGGTAAAACGGATGAGCGTAGCGGATCTCGCCCTGTTTCCTTTGGTGGTCGCGTCGGGGTTTATAGCCCTGATGGTCAGGTTTCAGTCTATTCCAGTGCAAATGGTGGACGCCTCTGGTCTACCAATGTGCGTCCGCAAGGCGAAGATGATATAGCTCTTGGCGGTGGCATTGCCATGAACGGCACCGGTGTATATGCAGCAACAGGTTTTGCAAAACTGATTGCATTGAGTGCATCCAATGGACGTCAGGCCTGGTCCTTCGATCTGGATTCGCCAGCACGTGGGGCACCGGCTGTTCGTGGTAATCTTGTTGTGACAGTGACTGCTACAAACTCTGTTTATGCCGTTGATGCGTCAAATGGAACCGAGGTTTGGGCCTTCAATGGTATTCCGGAAGGGGCAGGGCTTTTGGCTGCTGCGTCTCCGGCCATCGTTGGGGATCGGATTTATTTTGCAGGATCTTCTGGTGAGATTGTTGCACTAAGCGCGAAGACCGGCGAAATGCTCTGGTCGGATACCATTGTTCAGGGCAATCGTCGTTTTGCAATTTCTGGAATTTCAGATATTTCTGCCAGTCCTGTCGTGGCTGATGGTGTTGTCTATGTGGTCAGTGTTGCCGGTCATATGGTCGCGTTGCGGGCCAAGAGTGGCGAGCGTATCTGGGATCGTTCCATCGGTTCTGCCCACACGCCTGTTGTTTCGGGCAATACCGTCTTTGTGCTGGATCTGGATGATCGGGTCATTGCACTCAATCGCAAGACCGGGAAAATCCGCTGGTCAAATCAGCTTCCCTCAATTAGAAAGAAGAAAAAGCGTTCGGCTTGGGCTGGGCCTGTGCTGGCTGGTGGCTCCCTTTGGTTCTCCTCCAGCGAAGGACAATTGGCTGGTATGAGCCCATCCAATGGCCAGATGACTGTTACGCGGGATATCAAAGATCCAATCTTCATTGCCCCTATTGCGGTAGGTGGTAAATTGATCGGATTATCCGGCAGTGGTCGCCTGATCGCTTTCCGTTAG
- a CDS encoding L,D-transpeptidase — protein MRTLINSLALHLRKAKNTITPIALSTLLSCALLPAGSTYATAGNVRVKIDLSEQKMKVLINGRTRHSWPVSTARRGYRTPVGNYRPTRMHRRYFSKKYNGSPMPHSIFFYGGYAIHGTNQIKRLGRPASHGCIRLHPNNARKLFKLVRNNGPRNTRITIQR, from the coding sequence ATGCGGACCCTTATCAATTCTCTTGCACTTCATCTCCGCAAAGCAAAAAACACCATTACACCTATCGCCCTTTCCACCCTGCTTTCATGTGCATTGCTTCCCGCCGGCAGCACATACGCTACAGCGGGGAATGTACGCGTGAAAATTGACCTTTCCGAACAAAAAATGAAAGTGCTGATCAATGGCCGCACCCGTCATAGCTGGCCGGTTTCGACCGCAAGACGGGGATATAGAACACCGGTTGGCAATTATCGCCCCACCCGTATGCATCGCCGATATTTCTCAAAGAAATATAATGGCTCTCCCATGCCACATTCAATCTTCTTCTATGGCGGATATGCAATTCACGGAACCAATCAGATCAAACGCTTGGGACGTCCTGCCTCTCATGGCTGCATTCGCCTACATCCGAACAATGCACGCAAACTCTTTAAGCTCGTAAGAAATAACGGCCCGCGTAATACACGAATTACTATCCAACGCTAA
- a CDS encoding TfoX/Sxy family protein, producing MAYDEEVADRFRNAMLGLPDVSEKRMMGALCFLLNGNMIGGAFRTREGVPSFLFRVGKDNESEALSRPHASVMNNGGRRMGGFIIVPDEMCDDEALAGWVTLCLSFVGNLPPK from the coding sequence ATGGCATATGATGAAGAGGTTGCGGATCGATTTCGAAATGCCATGCTTGGGCTGCCCGACGTTTCCGAGAAAAGGATGATGGGCGCGCTTTGCTTTTTGCTCAATGGAAATATGATCGGCGGAGCCTTTCGAACGCGGGAAGGGGTGCCCAGTTTTCTGTTTCGTGTGGGCAAGGATAATGAAAGTGAAGCTTTGAGCCGCCCTCATGCTTCTGTCATGAATAATGGCGGACGTCGCATGGGTGGTTTCATCATTGTACCTGATGAGATGTGCGATGATGAGGCGCTGGCCGGCTGGGTAACGTTATGCTTGAGTTTTGTTGGCAATTTGCCGCCGAAATAA
- a CDS encoding NnrU family protein — MTFLILGIILFLAIHLVPQFPDLKDRFVDKIGMTGYRALHGVIALGSVALIVYGYFESRNDPVIIWYPPFWTRHLAATLMIIASILVFAAPFAGKIKEKLTSPLSVGLKLWALAHLIGNGTLGDIVVFGFFLAFAVSYRISLKKRIAAGLVSVPKGRWINDVYAIVLGLAFYVVMVLWAHEWAFDVSPIM, encoded by the coding sequence ATGACCTTTCTAATTCTCGGTATCATTCTGTTTCTTGCCATTCATTTGGTGCCGCAGTTCCCTGATCTGAAAGATCGCTTTGTAGATAAAATCGGCATGACGGGATATCGCGCCTTGCACGGAGTGATCGCGCTTGGTTCTGTTGCCCTGATTGTCTATGGCTATTTCGAAAGCCGTAATGATCCGGTGATTATCTGGTACCCGCCCTTCTGGACCCGTCATCTGGCGGCAACCCTGATGATCATTGCATCCATTCTGGTGTTTGCGGCTCCTTTTGCTGGGAAGATCAAGGAAAAGCTTACCTCGCCGCTATCCGTTGGCCTGAAGCTTTGGGCTTTGGCACATTTGATCGGCAATGGCACCTTGGGTGATATTGTTGTCTTTGGATTTTTCCTCGCCTTTGCTGTTTCCTATCGTATCTCTCTGAAGAAACGTATCGCAGCCGGACTTGTGAGTGTACCGAAGGGACGCTGGATCAATGATGTCTATGCCATTGTGCTTGGTTTGGCGTTTTATGTTGTCATGGTGCTCTGGGCGCATGAATGGGCGTTTGATGTGAGCCCAATCATGTAA
- a CDS encoding class II 3-deoxy-7-phosphoheptulonate synthase, translating to MSKTWSPESWRSKPIVQVPEYPDAEAVKSVEGRLATYPPLVFAGEARKLRKQLARVAEGDGFLLQGGDCAEAFAEHHPDNIRDFFRVFLQMAAVLTYAAASPVVKVGRIAGQFAKPRSSPTETVDGVELPSYRGDIINNMGFTSEDRIPDPQKMVMAYRQSAATLNLLRAFAQGGFANLDHVHRWTMDFLKDSPQGSRYQELADRITEALDFMRACGVDPSQTESLRSTDFYTSHEALLLGYEEAFTRVDSTSGDFYATSGHMLWIGDRTRQIDHAHVEFFRGIQNPIGLKCGPSLQPDDLLNLLDVLDPNNEAGRVTLITRFGADKVFDHLPALVKAVKREGRKVIWSCDPMHGNVIKAANGYKTRPFDRILKEVESFFAVHRSEGTYAGGIHVEMTGKNVTECTGGARAISEDELSARYHTQCDPRLNADQALELAFLIAENIKKERADRQAQERQAS from the coding sequence ATGAGCAAGACTTGGAGCCCGGAGAGCTGGCGATCAAAACCGATTGTACAGGTGCCGGAATATCCCGACGCAGAGGCAGTAAAATCTGTTGAAGGTCGCCTTGCCACTTATCCGCCTTTGGTCTTTGCTGGCGAGGCCCGTAAATTGCGCAAGCAATTGGCGCGGGTTGCAGAAGGGGATGGTTTCCTGTTGCAAGGTGGCGATTGTGCTGAAGCCTTTGCGGAGCATCACCCGGACAATATTCGCGATTTCTTCCGAGTGTTCCTGCAAATGGCGGCGGTTTTGACTTATGCTGCCGCATCTCCTGTGGTCAAGGTTGGCCGCATTGCAGGGCAGTTTGCCAAGCCGCGTTCCTCGCCGACAGAGACTGTTGACGGTGTGGAATTGCCAAGCTATCGCGGCGACATCATCAATAATATGGGTTTCACGTCTGAAGATCGTATTCCTGATCCACAGAAAATGGTTATGGCTTATCGCCAGTCAGCCGCAACACTGAACTTGCTGCGTGCCTTTGCACAAGGTGGTTTTGCCAATCTCGATCATGTTCATCGTTGGACTATGGATTTCCTGAAAGACAGCCCGCAAGGCAGCCGTTATCAGGAGCTGGCTGATCGTATTACAGAAGCACTGGATTTCATGCGTGCTTGTGGAGTGGACCCTTCTCAGACCGAAAGCCTGCGTTCGACAGATTTCTACACCAGCCATGAAGCATTGCTGCTTGGCTATGAAGAAGCCTTTACCCGCGTTGATTCCACGTCTGGCGATTTTTATGCGACCTCCGGCCATATGCTTTGGATCGGTGATCGTACCCGTCAGATCGATCATGCACATGTGGAGTTTTTCCGTGGGATTCAGAATCCTATCGGTCTGAAATGTGGTCCAAGTTTGCAACCCGACGATCTACTGAATCTGTTGGATGTCTTGGATCCAAACAATGAAGCCGGTCGTGTGACCCTGATCACTCGTTTTGGTGCGGACAAGGTGTTTGATCATCTGCCTGCTTTGGTCAAAGCGGTCAAACGGGAAGGGCGCAAGGTGATCTGGTCCTGTGATCCAATGCATGGCAATGTGATCAAGGCGGCCAATGGCTACAAGACCCGTCCTTTCGATCGCATCCTGAAGGAAGTTGAGAGCTTCTTTGCCGTCCATCGTTCCGAAGGCACCTATGCTGGTGGTATCCATGTGGAAATGACCGGCAAGAATGTTACCGAATGTACCGGTGGCGCGCGTGCGATTTCAGAGGATGAACTCTCTGCTCGCTACCACACACAGTGTGATCCACGCCTCAATGCTGACCAGGCACTTGAGTTGGCTTTCCTGATTGCAGAAAATATCAAGAAAGAGCGTGCTGATCGTCAGGCACAGGAGCGTCAGGCATCTTAA
- the guaA gene encoding glutamine-hydrolyzing GMP synthase, whose amino-acid sequence MADKILIIDFGSQVTQLIARRVREAGVYSEIVPFQSAEKAFHEMKPKGVILSGGPASTTEMGSPRAPQAVFEAGIPVLGICYGEQTMCAQLGGVVESSDHREFGRAYIDIKEKSELFAGVWDVGTRHQVWMSHGDRVASLPDGFDVIATSDGAPFAAIADEDRHFYAVQFHPEVVHTPDGSKLLSNFVHHICGCAGDWSMAQFRQQAIDKIRAQVGDRKVICGLSGGVDSSVTAVLIHEAIGDQLTCIYVDSGLMRQNESEQVVGLFREHFNIKLVHVDASEIFISALEGQTDPERKRKIIGGLFIDVFEDEANQIGGADFLAQGTLYPDVIESVSFTGGPSVTIKSHHNVGGLPERMNMELVEPLRELFKDEVRALGRELGLPDSFVGRHPFPGPGLAIRCPGGISREKLDILRQADAIYLDEIRKAGLYDAIWQAFAVLLPVQTVGVMGDGRTYEFVCALRAVTSVDGMTADFYHFDMDFLSKAATRIINEVKGINRVVYDVTSKPPGTIEWE is encoded by the coding sequence ATGGCAGATAAGATCCTTATTATTGATTTTGGTTCGCAGGTCACCCAGCTGATTGCGCGTCGTGTGCGCGAAGCTGGTGTTTATTCCGAGATTGTTCCTTTTCAGAGCGCTGAAAAAGCCTTCCATGAGATGAAGCCAAAGGGCGTCATTCTTTCTGGTGGTCCAGCATCAACCACCGAAATGGGTTCGCCACGGGCTCCTCAGGCGGTGTTTGAAGCTGGTATCCCTGTTCTTGGCATTTGCTATGGCGAGCAGACCATGTGTGCTCAGCTGGGCGGTGTGGTGGAAAGCTCCGATCATCGTGAGTTCGGCCGCGCTTATATCGACATCAAGGAGAAGAGCGAACTCTTTGCCGGTGTCTGGGACGTTGGAACCCGTCATCAGGTTTGGATGAGCCATGGTGATCGCGTTGCTTCCCTTCCAGACGGCTTCGATGTGATTGCTACCTCCGATGGTGCGCCATTTGCTGCCATTGCAGATGAGGACCGTCACTTCTATGCGGTTCAGTTCCATCCGGAAGTGGTGCATACACCAGATGGCTCCAAGCTTTTGTCCAACTTCGTGCATCACATTTGTGGTTGTGCAGGTGACTGGAGCATGGCGCAGTTCCGTCAGCAGGCAATTGACAAAATCCGCGCACAGGTTGGTGATCGCAAGGTGATTTGTGGCCTGTCTGGTGGTGTCGATTCGTCTGTTACCGCTGTTCTCATTCATGAAGCTATCGGTGATCAACTGACTTGCATCTATGTTGATTCAGGTCTTATGCGCCAAAATGAGAGCGAGCAGGTCGTTGGTCTGTTCCGCGAGCATTTCAACATCAAGCTGGTGCATGTGGACGCCAGCGAGATCTTTATTTCTGCTCTGGAAGGTCAGACCGACCCTGAACGTAAACGCAAGATCATTGGCGGTCTCTTCATCGATGTGTTTGAAGATGAAGCCAATCAGATTGGTGGCGCTGACTTCCTGGCACAAGGCACGCTTTACCCAGATGTGATCGAGTCTGTTTCCTTCACTGGTGGACCTTCGGTTACCATCAAATCTCACCACAATGTGGGTGGTTTGCCAGAGCGAATGAATATGGAACTGGTTGAGCCACTTCGCGAGCTGTTCAAGGATGAGGTTCGCGCACTTGGTCGCGAGCTTGGGTTGCCAGACAGCTTTGTCGGTCGTCATCCATTCCCTGGACCTGGTCTTGCCATTCGTTGTCCCGGCGGTATCTCTCGCGAGAAACTGGATATCCTGCGTCAAGCTGATGCGATCTATCTGGATGAGATCCGCAAAGCTGGTCTTTATGATGCCATCTGGCAGGCATTTGCAGTTCTGCTGCCGGTTCAGACCGTTGGTGTTATGGGGGATGGCCGGACCTACGAATTTGTCTGTGCTTTGCGTGCTGTGACGTCTGTCGATGGAATGACTGCCGATTTCTATCATTTTGATATGGACTTCCTGTCCAAGGCAGCAACCCGCATCATCAATGAGGTCAAAGGCATCAATCGCGTGGTCTATGATGTGACTTCCAAACCACCCGGAACCATTGAGTGGGAATAA
- a CDS encoding DUF2461 domain-containing protein: MISDQSSFAFPEDSARFLADLKANNDKVWFAENKKRYQDIIQAPAKEFVSHVEELLRERSGLVHQSRIFRIYRDLRFSKDKTPYNTHLHISFSPLERCQEGPVWFFGLEVNHLVMGCGQFAFAKDVLTAYRNAVLDGRGEQLQSIIEELKAVGGCIHEPDLKRIPRGFDAEHQRASLLLHKGLSGWIDMDVNDASLPGLVSRLGKKMNDLQPLYNWLGNLTDDQLV; this comes from the coding sequence ATGATATCGGATCAATCCAGCTTTGCTTTTCCGGAAGATAGTGCGAGGTTTTTGGCAGACTTGAAGGCCAATAATGACAAAGTATGGTTCGCCGAGAACAAGAAGCGCTATCAGGATATCATTCAGGCACCCGCTAAGGAATTTGTCAGTCATGTCGAAGAGCTACTTCGGGAGCGAAGCGGTTTGGTGCATCAATCTCGCATTTTCCGTATCTATCGTGATCTTCGTTTCTCCAAGGACAAGACACCTTACAATACGCATTTGCATATCTCTTTTTCGCCACTGGAACGTTGCCAGGAAGGGCCCGTTTGGTTCTTTGGTCTTGAGGTGAACCATCTGGTTATGGGGTGTGGTCAGTTTGCTTTTGCCAAGGATGTGCTGACCGCTTATCGGAATGCGGTTTTGGACGGACGAGGAGAACAGTTGCAATCCATAATCGAAGAATTGAAAGCAGTCGGTGGTTGCATACATGAACCAGACTTGAAACGTATTCCTCGAGGTTTTGATGCTGAGCATCAACGGGCCTCTCTTTTGCTGCATAAAGGCCTGTCTGGTTGGATCGATATGGATGTGAATGATGCCAGTTTGCCCGGCCTGGTTTCCAGATTAGGAAAAAAAATGAATGATTTACAGCCACTTTATAATTGGCTTGGCAACTTGACGGATGATCAATTGGTTTAA
- a CDS encoding MarR family winged helix-turn-helix transcriptional regulator, with product MAKLDDAFQVSMFDSLPDMAPPETVEPEDKKPIKAAKKNKASLAPLAAEEAFTLENFLPYRILAGAQSISRRISKVLLDEWDMSLAEWQVLASLSREGAVSVREVEPKTLLDTVAVSRAAKRLTDRKFLKRDVNKQDKRLVVLKPTKKGRDIAAAIGLKVMELEGEFLKGMNVQDRIRLSQLLKTLS from the coding sequence ATGGCGAAGCTGGATGATGCCTTTCAGGTTTCCATGTTTGACAGCTTGCCTGATATGGCACCTCCTGAGACTGTTGAGCCAGAAGACAAAAAGCCAATCAAGGCTGCGAAGAAAAACAAGGCCTCACTGGCACCTTTGGCAGCTGAAGAGGCCTTTACACTTGAAAATTTCCTTCCCTATCGCATTCTTGCCGGAGCTCAGTCCATATCTCGTCGGATTTCCAAAGTGTTGCTTGATGAGTGGGATATGAGCCTTGCCGAATGGCAAGTTCTGGCTTCACTTTCTCGCGAGGGAGCAGTCTCTGTGCGTGAGGTTGAACCGAAGACCTTGCTTGATACCGTTGCGGTATCGCGTGCTGCCAAGCGTCTGACTGATCGTAAATTTCTCAAGCGCGATGTGAACAAGCAAGACAAGCGTCTGGTTGTCTTGAAGCCGACCAAAAAGGGACGTGACATCGCTGCTGCTATTGGTCTGAAGGTCATGGAACTGGAAGGCGAATTTCTTAAAGGTATGAATGTTCAGGATCGTATCCGTCTTTCTCAGTTGCTCAAGACCCTGTCTTAG
- a CDS encoding TraR/DksA family transcriptional regulator has product MPVPLKIALDLLADHRIEIKKDAHLTSLSPCSVKRLDSDNSRRLVRMNNLQGRAKAKAIRFLNEQDLLRIERAFDRMENGNFGYCIKCDAKIPLTQLEQDPAKSLCPNCDGSQNED; this is encoded by the coding sequence ATGCCTGTTCCACTCAAGATTGCACTGGATCTACTCGCGGATCATCGTATTGAGATAAAAAAGGATGCACATCTGACATCTTTGTCGCCATGCAGTGTCAAAAGGCTTGATTCCGACAATTCCAGAAGGTTGGTCCGCATGAACAATTTGCAAGGACGTGCCAAGGCAAAAGCGATCAGATTTCTCAATGAACAAGACCTATTGAGGATTGAAAGAGCATTTGATCGCATGGAAAACGGCAATTTCGGCTATTGCATCAAATGTGATGCCAAAATCCCTCTGACCCAACTGGAGCAGGATCCTGCCAAATCCCTTTGCCCGAACTGTGACGGCTCCCAAAACGAAGATTGA
- the panB gene encoding 3-methyl-2-oxobutanoate hydroxymethyltransferase, with protein sequence MSAQNQQRRISTTDILAQKGGDPIVALTAYTAPMARLLDAHADLLLVGDSVGMVLHGMETTLPVSVDMMVMHGQAVMRGSQKALVAIDMPFGSYEESPQQAYRNAVDIMQRTGCTAIKLEGGRHMAPTIAFLTSRGVPVMGHIGLTPQAVQVDGGFKVKGRDEERWTELEADGLAVQDAGAFCVVLEGIVEPLAARVSNALTIPTIGIGASSACDGQILVSEDMLGFAQRVPKFVKRYAEVGQMIDEAVGHYAREVRDRSFPGPNHVYQSKK encoded by the coding sequence ATGTCAGCACAAAACCAGCAAAGACGTATTTCGACTACCGATATCCTGGCGCAGAAGGGCGGTGATCCGATTGTTGCCCTCACAGCTTATACTGCGCCGATGGCCCGTTTGCTGGATGCGCATGCGGATCTGTTATTGGTGGGTGACTCTGTTGGTATGGTGTTGCATGGCATGGAGACCACGCTTCCTGTGAGTGTCGATATGATGGTCATGCATGGGCAGGCGGTGATGCGCGGCTCTCAGAAGGCTTTGGTTGCTATTGATATGCCGTTTGGGTCCTATGAGGAATCACCACAACAAGCCTATCGCAATGCGGTTGATATCATGCAAAGGACGGGTTGTACGGCGATCAAGCTGGAAGGTGGTCGACATATGGCACCAACTATCGCCTTTCTTACATCGCGTGGTGTTCCTGTGATGGGGCATATCGGTCTGACACCGCAAGCCGTGCAAGTGGATGGTGGCTTCAAGGTGAAGGGGCGTGATGAAGAACGATGGACTGAGTTGGAAGCCGATGGTCTGGCTGTTCAGGATGCCGGTGCTTTCTGCGTGGTGCTGGAGGGGATTGTTGAACCGCTCGCTGCACGAGTGTCGAATGCTCTGACCATTCCAACGATTGGAATCGGTGCTTCTTCTGCTTGTGATGGACAGATTTTGGTCAGTGAAGATATGCTTGGTTTTGCGCAACGCGTGCCAAAATTTGTCAAACGTTATGCTGAGGTTGGCCAAATGATTGATGAGGCTGTTGGGCACTATGCAAGAGAAGTGCGAGATCGTTCATTTCCAGGCCCAAACCACGTCTATCAAAGCAAAAAATAG
- a CDS encoding tetratricopeptide repeat protein: protein MSESDFIREVDEELRDEQLKKAWDKFGPIVIGFALLIVLATAANKGWDYWKSSQAAQSGDAFLSALVLSEEGKSTEAMMALQGLEKDGTGGYPVLAKMRIAAEIAKAGQVDEAIAQFVALASDSSLDKNVQDLARLRAAGLQLDQGKADEVILQLTSMMDGSAFRHSARELVLLGYLEKGEFDKAMPIAERVVQDAESPAPLRQRAEVYVAYIRSQIGGTKTEAKEAS, encoded by the coding sequence ATGTCAGAATCTGATTTTATCCGCGAGGTTGATGAAGAACTCCGTGATGAACAGCTGAAAAAGGCTTGGGACAAATTTGGTCCGATTGTCATTGGTTTTGCGCTTTTGATTGTTTTGGCAACAGCTGCCAACAAAGGTTGGGACTATTGGAAATCCTCTCAGGCGGCGCAATCTGGTGATGCGTTCCTGTCTGCTCTGGTCTTGTCTGAAGAAGGTAAAAGCACTGAGGCCATGATGGCTTTGCAAGGCCTTGAAAAAGACGGCACCGGTGGTTATCCGGTCTTGGCAAAAATGCGTATCGCCGCCGAAATTGCCAAGGCAGGCCAGGTTGACGAAGCCATCGCGCAGTTTGTGGCGCTGGCAAGCGATAGTAGCCTCGATAAGAATGTGCAGGATCTGGCCCGTTTGCGTGCTGCCGGATTGCAACTTGATCAAGGCAAGGCCGATGAGGTTATTCTGCAATTGACATCCATGATGGACGGCAGTGCATTCCGCCATTCCGCGCGTGAACTTGTTTTGCTTGGGTATCTTGAAAAAGGTGAATTCGACAAAGCGATGCCGATTGCGGAGCGCGTTGTGCAAGATGCTGAAAGTCCGGCTCCTTTGCGTCAGCGTGCTGAAGTTTATGTCGCGTATATCCGCTCACAGATTGGTGGTACCAAGACAGAAGCCAAGGAGGCAAGCTAA
- the der gene encoding ribosome biogenesis GTPase Der: MKLNVAIVGRPNVGKSTLFNRLVGKKLALVDDRPGVTRDRRENEAKLGDLLINIIDTAGLEVAEEDALETRMRLQTEEAISMADVIFFMIDARTGLTPMDEYFANMVRKSGKTTILLANKAEGKAADGGFYEAFSLGLGEPIAVSAEHGIGMADLYEVLVKHEEELIAANGGVDPHEEALLSADEGPAVDVAIEGEIEDEAENILPYDPSKPLRVAIVGRPNAGKSTLINQLIGEDRLLTGPEAGITRDSISVNWEFNDRKFKLFDTAGMRKKARVQEKLEKLSVSDALRSIQFAEVVVVTLDVTKPFEKQDLQIADLVAREGRAIVIALNKWDLIENHQEKLAEMREKANRLLPQMRGVPLIPISGLTGKNLPRLMQNILDIYDVWNIRISTSRLNRWLNNVVGHHPPPGAGGRRIKIRYATQIKARPPTVAVFCSRPDALPDSYTRYLLNDFRDHFKVPAVPVRMLMRKGDNPYAAKAAKRKIH; this comes from the coding sequence ATGAAACTGAATGTAGCCATTGTCGGGCGCCCAAATGTGGGTAAATCGACCTTGTTCAATCGCTTGGTGGGCAAGAAGCTGGCTTTGGTCGATGACCGACCGGGTGTTACGCGTGATCGCCGTGAGAATGAAGCCAAGCTTGGTGATCTGCTGATCAATATCATTGATACGGCTGGTCTGGAAGTGGCGGAAGAAGATGCTTTGGAAACGCGGATGCGTCTGCAGACTGAAGAAGCGATTTCGATGGCGGATGTCATCTTCTTCATGATCGATGCGCGCACGGGCCTGACGCCGATGGACGAATATTTCGCCAATATGGTGCGCAAATCAGGCAAAACCACAATTCTTCTGGCAAACAAAGCAGAGGGCAAGGCAGCAGATGGTGGTTTTTATGAGGCCTTTTCGCTTGGCCTTGGTGAACCTATTGCTGTCTCCGCCGAGCATGGCATTGGAATGGCTGATCTGTATGAAGTTCTGGTCAAGCATGAAGAAGAGCTGATTGCTGCCAATGGTGGTGTCGACCCCCATGAAGAAGCTCTTCTGAGTGCAGATGAAGGACCCGCTGTTGATGTCGCAATCGAGGGGGAGATTGAGGATGAGGCAGAAAATATTCTTCCTTATGATCCGTCCAAACCTCTTCGTGTTGCAATCGTCGGTCGTCCGAATGCTGGCAAGTCAACTTTGATCAACCAATTGATTGGTGAAGACCGTCTGCTGACTGGCCCTGAAGCTGGCATTACGCGCGATTCCATTTCAGTGAATTGGGAATTCAATGACCGCAAATTCAAGCTGTTTGATACTGCTGGAATGCGCAAGAAGGCTCGTGTTCAGGAAAAATTGGAAAAGCTCTCCGTCTCGGATGCTCTACGCTCCATTCAGTTTGCAGAAGTGGTTGTCGTGACGCTGGATGTGACCAAGCCGTTCGAGAAACAGGATCTGCAGATTGCTGATCTGGTTGCTCGTGAAGGGCGCGCCATTGTGATTGCGCTGAACAAGTGGGATCTGATTGAGAACCATCAGGAAAAGCTTGCAGAAATGCGGGAAAAAGCCAATCGATTGCTGCCGCAGATGCGCGGTGTGCCGCTTATTCCGATCTCTGGTCTGACGGGTAAGAATTTGCCACGATTGATGCAGAATATTCTGGATATTTATGATGTCTGGAATATTCGCATTTCTACGTCCCGTCTGAATCGTTGGCTGAATAATGTGGTTGGTCATCATCCACCTCCAGGTGCTGGTGGTCGTCGGATCAAGATCCGCTATGCGACCCAGATCAAGGCTCGTCCACCGACCGTTGCAGTTTTCTGTTCGCGACCGGATGCTTTGCCTGACAGCTATACGCGCTATTTGCTCAATGACTTTCGCGATCACTTCAAGGTGCCTGCAGTACCGGTTCGAATGCTGATGCGTAAAGGAGACAATCCTTATGCTGCCAAGGCAGCAAAGCGCAAAATCCACTAA